From one Pseudomonas sp. B21-048 genomic stretch:
- a CDS encoding crotonase/enoyl-CoA hydratase family protein produces the protein MSQYTAFSVELADNIAHVQINRPEKINSMNAAFWSEIIEIFQWIDDTDEVRVVVLSGAGKHFSSGIDLMMLAGVANELGEDVGRNARLLRRKILALQASFNAVDNCRKPVLAAIQGYCLGGAIDLISACDMRYAAEGAQFSIKEIDIGMAADVGTLQRLPRIIGDGMLRELAYTGRTFGADEARTIGLVNRVYSDTTSLLEGVMGIAREIASKSPIAVTGTKEMISYMRDHRIDDGLEYVATWNAAMLQSTDLRVAMAAHMSKQKPEFLD, from the coding sequence ATGTCTCAATACACCGCCTTCAGCGTCGAACTGGCCGATAACATTGCCCATGTGCAGATCAACCGCCCGGAAAAAATCAACTCAATGAACGCCGCATTCTGGAGCGAGATCATCGAGATTTTCCAGTGGATCGACGATACCGACGAAGTGCGGGTGGTGGTACTCAGTGGCGCCGGCAAGCATTTTTCTTCTGGCATCGACCTGATGATGCTGGCCGGTGTGGCCAATGAACTGGGCGAGGATGTCGGTCGCAACGCGCGCCTGCTGCGGCGCAAGATCCTTGCACTGCAAGCCTCGTTCAATGCCGTCGACAATTGCCGCAAGCCCGTGCTGGCGGCGATTCAGGGTTATTGCCTGGGCGGCGCCATCGACCTGATTTCGGCCTGCGACATGCGTTACGCCGCCGAGGGCGCGCAATTTTCCATCAAGGAAATCGACATCGGCATGGCCGCCGATGTGGGCACTTTGCAACGCTTGCCACGGATAATCGGTGACGGCATGCTGCGTGAACTGGCTTACACTGGTCGCACCTTTGGCGCCGACGAAGCGCGCACCATCGGCCTGGTCAATCGCGTCTACAGCGACACCACCAGCCTGCTTGAAGGCGTGATGGGCATTGCCCGTGAAATCGCCAGCAAGTCGCCGATTGCCGTCACCGGCACCAAAGAGATGATCAGCTACATGCGTGACCATCGCATCGATGACGGCCTCGAATACGTCGCCACCTGGAACGCCGCCATGCTGCAATCCACCGATCTGCGCGTGGCCATGGCCGCCCATATGAGCAAACAGAAACCCGAATTTCTGGACTGA
- the pncA gene encoding bifunctional nicotinamidase/pyrazinamidase, giving the protein MPISSRAALLVIDVQNDFIPGGQLPVPEGDLIVPLINRLGREFKQVIIAQDWHPPGHTSFASSHPGRKPYDVIQLPYGEQTLWPEHCVRATPGAEFHAELDLPHAQLIIRKGCNPDIDSYSAFLEADRTTTTGLAGYLKERGIDTVYMVGLALDFCVMFSALDARAAGFNAFVVMDACRAIDLDGSLAAAIDRMQVAGVRLIPSTEILG; this is encoded by the coding sequence ATGCCAATCTCTTCACGTGCAGCCTTACTCGTCATCGATGTACAGAACGACTTCATCCCCGGCGGTCAATTACCGGTGCCAGAAGGCGACCTGATCGTGCCCTTGATCAACCGCCTCGGCCGCGAGTTCAAGCAGGTCATCATCGCCCAGGACTGGCACCCGCCCGGCCACACCTCGTTCGCTTCCAGCCACCCGGGGCGCAAACCTTACGACGTGATCCAGTTGCCTTACGGTGAGCAGACACTTTGGCCAGAGCATTGCGTGCGAGCCACACCCGGCGCCGAATTCCATGCGGAACTGGACCTGCCCCACGCCCAATTGATTATTCGCAAGGGCTGTAATCCGGACATCGACAGTTATTCGGCGTTTCTGGAGGCGGATCGAACCACGACCACTGGCTTGGCCGGGTATCTGAAAGAACGCGGCATCGACACGGTTTACATGGTCGGGCTGGCGCTGGATTTCTGCGTAATGTTTTCTGCACTGGACGCGCGGGCGGCGGGGTTCAATGCATTTGTAGTGATGGATGCGTGTCGGGCGATTGATCTGGATGGATCGCTGGCGGCAGCGATTGACCGGATGCAGGTGGCTGGGGTTAGGTTGATTCCATCAACCGAAATACTCGGCTGA
- a CDS encoding efflux RND transporter periplasmic adaptor subunit, with protein MSKNLLAGLGLIALALTLSACEQSSTAEEQAPLVTVRIETIEVRPTSISSELSGRIAAPRIAEVRARVAGVVLQRTFREGSDVKKGDVLFRIDPAPFKADLDSAEAALRKAEANAFQARLQEQRYAQLIEGNAISGQDYDNARANARQTAAEVAANKAAVERAKLNLGYATVTAPISGRIGRALVTEGALVGQNETTPLALIQQLNPIHADLTQSTRELNDLRRAFRSGQLKEVGQGQAKATLIQDDGRLYPLPGKLLFTDITVDPGTGQIILRSEFPNPDLDLLPGSFVRVRLEQAFNQQGISVPQRAIQRDSAGIAHVLLLDAEQRVGQQPVELGAVQNDRWIVTHGLKSGDRIVTEGLQHARPGEKVQIDDTPLPLAQVSGQ; from the coding sequence ATGTCAAAGAATCTGCTTGCAGGGCTCGGCCTGATTGCGCTGGCGTTGACGCTGAGCGCGTGTGAGCAGTCCTCGACCGCCGAAGAGCAGGCGCCGCTGGTCACTGTGCGCATCGAAACCATCGAAGTCCGCCCCACGTCGATCAGCAGTGAGTTGAGCGGGCGAATTGCCGCACCACGCATCGCCGAAGTCCGCGCCCGAGTCGCTGGCGTGGTGTTGCAACGCACCTTTCGCGAAGGCAGTGATGTAAAAAAAGGCGACGTTCTTTTCCGCATCGACCCGGCGCCGTTCAAGGCCGACCTGGACAGCGCCGAAGCCGCGCTGCGCAAGGCCGAGGCCAATGCGTTCCAGGCCAGGCTGCAAGAGCAGCGTTACGCCCAGTTGATCGAAGGCAACGCCATCAGCGGCCAGGATTACGACAACGCCCGGGCCAACGCCCGGCAGACCGCCGCCGAGGTTGCCGCCAACAAAGCCGCCGTGGAGCGGGCAAAACTGAACCTGGGTTATGCCACCGTCACCGCACCGATTTCCGGGCGCATCGGCCGAGCGCTGGTAACCGAAGGCGCGCTGGTTGGGCAGAACGAAACCACGCCGCTGGCATTGATTCAGCAGTTGAATCCGATCCACGCGGACCTGACGCAATCGACCCGTGAACTCAACGACCTGCGTCGCGCGTTCCGTTCTGGCCAGTTAAAGGAAGTGGGCCAAGGTCAGGCCAAAGCCACCCTAATCCAGGACGACGGCAGGCTCTATCCGCTGCCGGGCAAGTTGCTGTTCACCGACATCACCGTCGACCCAGGCACCGGCCAGATCATTCTGCGCAGCGAGTTCCCCAACCCGGACCTCGACTTACTGCCGGGCAGCTTCGTTCGCGTGCGCCTGGAGCAAGCGTTCAATCAGCAAGGCATCAGCGTGCCGCAACGGGCCATCCAGCGTGACAGCGCCGGCATCGCCCACGTGCTGTTGCTCGACGCCGAGCAGCGCGTCGGCCAGCAACCGGTCGAACTGGGCGCGGTGCAGAACGATCGCTGGATCGTCACCCACGGCCTCAAGTCCGGCGACCGCATCGTCACTGAAGGCCTGCAACATGCGCGTCCCGGTGAAAAAGTCCAGATCGATGACACCCCTCTTCCACTTGCCCAGGTTTCTGGTCAGTAA
- a CDS encoding response regulator transcription factor, which yields MPNILLVEDDSALSELISSYLERNGYCVSVLSRGDHVRERARVNPPDLVILDLMLPGLDGLQVCRLLRADSATLPILMLTARDDSHDQVLGLEMGADDYVTKPCEPRVLLARVRTLLRRSSLSEPMTANDRILMGNLCIDLSERTVTWREQPVELSSGEYNLLVVLARHAGEVLSRDQILQRLRGIEFNGTDRSVDVAISKLRRKFDDHAGEARKIKTVWGKGYLFSRSEWEC from the coding sequence ATGCCCAACATCCTCCTGGTCGAAGACGACTCCGCGCTCTCCGAACTGATTTCCAGCTACCTGGAACGCAACGGCTATTGCGTCAGCGTGCTCAGCCGTGGTGACCACGTGCGCGAACGGGCGCGGGTCAATCCGCCGGATCTGGTGATTCTCGATCTGATGCTGCCGGGGCTCGATGGTTTGCAGGTCTGCCGCTTGCTGCGCGCCGATTCGGCGACCTTGCCGATCCTGATGCTCACCGCCCGCGACGACAGCCACGATCAGGTGCTGGGCCTTGAGATGGGCGCCGACGACTACGTCACCAAACCTTGCGAACCACGCGTCTTGTTGGCCCGAGTGCGGACTTTGCTGCGCCGCAGCAGCCTCAGCGAACCGATGACCGCCAACGACCGCATTCTCATGGGTAATCTGTGCATCGATTTGTCCGAGCGCACCGTGACCTGGCGTGAGCAACCGGTCGAGCTGTCCAGCGGGGAATACAACCTGTTGGTGGTGTTGGCTCGGCATGCCGGCGAAGTGCTGAGCCGCGACCAGATTCTGCAACGCCTGCGCGGCATTGAGTTCAACGGCACCGACCGCTCGGTGGACGTGGCCATTTCCAAGCTGCGGCGCAAATTTGACGATCATGCGGGCGAGGCGCGCAAGATCAAGACTGTGTGGGGCAAGGGCTACCTGTTCAGCCGCTCCGAGTGGGAATGCTGA
- a CDS encoding ATP-binding protein, with the protein MFRILFRLYLVTIVSFSAAIYLVPDLVIQVFHERFMTYNLDYSRGLQTLIVKQFRAVPVEQWPALAAEMDKEFQPLQIVLARNDDAEFTLNERERLQRGENVVRIGEWGWRTLAVAPLNEQKVVEMIVPPDPPDVSWLYWSINVLIGATMLACLLLWLRPHWRDLERLKGTAERFGKGHLSERTQISASSNIGSLANVFDTMAGDIENLLNQQRDLLNAVSHELRTPLTRLDFGLALALSDDLPATSRERLQGLVAHIRELDELVLELLSYSRLQNPAQLPERVDVSLDEFIDSILGSVDEELESPEIVIDVLLHGQFERFSLDPRLTARAIQNLLRNAMRYCEKRIQIGVQVCPKGCEIWVDDDGIGIPEEERERIFEPFYRLDRSRDRATGGFGLGLAISRRALEAQGGTLTAQASPLGGARFRLWLPTPV; encoded by the coding sequence ATGTTCAGAATCCTCTTTCGTCTCTATCTGGTGACCATCGTCTCGTTCAGCGCGGCGATTTACCTGGTGCCGGACCTGGTGATCCAGGTCTTTCATGAGCGTTTTATGACCTACAACCTCGATTACTCCCGAGGATTGCAAACGCTGATCGTCAAGCAGTTTCGCGCAGTACCTGTCGAGCAGTGGCCGGCGCTGGCGGCGGAGATGGACAAGGAGTTCCAGCCACTGCAGATCGTGCTGGCTCGCAACGACGACGCCGAATTCACTCTGAATGAACGTGAACGCTTGCAGCGCGGTGAGAATGTTGTGCGAATCGGTGAGTGGGGCTGGCGTACCTTGGCCGTGGCGCCATTGAACGAGCAGAAGGTGGTTGAAATGATCGTGCCGCCAGACCCGCCGGACGTCAGTTGGTTGTACTGGAGCATTAACGTGCTGATCGGCGCGACCATGCTCGCCTGCCTGTTGCTGTGGTTGCGCCCGCACTGGCGCGACCTGGAACGCCTCAAAGGCACCGCCGAACGCTTCGGCAAGGGCCACCTGAGCGAGCGTACGCAGATTTCCGCCAGCTCCAACATTGGCAGCCTGGCCAACGTCTTTGACACCATGGCCGGTGACATCGAAAACCTGCTCAACCAGCAACGCGATCTGCTCAATGCGGTGTCCCATGAATTGCGTACGCCGTTGACGCGGCTGGATTTCGGCCTGGCCCTGGCGCTGTCCGACGACTTGCCGGCCACCAGTCGCGAACGTCTGCAAGGCTTGGTTGCGCACATTCGTGAACTGGATGAGCTGGTGCTGGAATTGCTGTCCTACAGTCGATTGCAAAACCCGGCGCAGTTGCCGGAGCGGGTCGATGTGTCGCTGGATGAATTTATCGACAGCATTCTGGGCAGCGTCGACGAAGAACTGGAATCCCCGGAAATCGTCATCGACGTGCTGCTGCACGGCCAGTTCGAACGCTTCTCGCTGGACCCGCGCCTGACCGCCCGGGCGATCCAGAACTTGCTGCGCAATGCCATGCGCTATTGCGAGAAGCGGATTCAGATCGGCGTGCAGGTGTGCCCCAAGGGCTGTGAGATCTGGGTGGATGACGATGGCATCGGCATTCCGGAGGAAGAGCGGGAGCGGATTTTCGAGCCGTTTTATCGGCTGGATCGTAGTCGGGACCGCGCCACTGGCGGGTTCGGGTTGGGCCTGGCGATCAGCCGCCGGGCGCTGGAAGCACAGGGCGGCACACTCACTGCGCAAGCGTCGCCGCTGGGCGGCGCGCGGTTCAGGTTGTGGTTGCCAACACCTGTCTGA
- a CDS encoding DUF1345 domain-containing protein yields the protein MPLLARTHPRLSAAAALGLAVGILAPADSIISKILIGWNAGVWTYLLLMLWLTMRAKAPDVKRIAEVEDENAGLVLLLVCVAALASLGTITFELAGSKDLETARKLLRYGFTALTVIGSWLLIGVIFSVHYARLYYTWSGKEPALRFAEGLATPNYWDFLYFSFTIGVAVQTADVGVATRDLRKIVLAQSLIGFVFNTAILGFSINIAAGLFG from the coding sequence ATGCCCCTACTCGCCCGCACCCACCCTCGCCTGTCCGCCGCTGCCGCACTTGGCCTCGCGGTAGGCATTCTGGCTCCGGCCGACTCAATCATCAGCAAAATTCTCATCGGTTGGAACGCCGGAGTCTGGACGTATCTGCTGCTGATGCTCTGGCTCACCATGCGGGCCAAGGCCCCGGACGTTAAACGCATTGCCGAGGTCGAGGACGAAAACGCCGGTCTGGTGTTGCTGCTGGTGTGCGTCGCAGCACTGGCCAGCCTCGGCACCATCACCTTCGAACTCGCCGGCAGCAAGGATCTGGAAACCGCCCGCAAACTGCTGCGCTACGGTTTCACCGCACTGACGGTGATCGGTTCATGGCTGCTGATCGGGGTGATTTTCAGCGTGCACTATGCCCGACTGTATTACACCTGGAGCGGCAAGGAACCGGCGCTGCGTTTTGCCGAGGGGCTGGCAACCCCCAATTATTGGGACTTCCTGTATTTTTCGTTCACCATCGGCGTGGCGGTGCAGACCGCAGATGTGGGCGTCGCCACGCGAGACTTGCGCAAGATAGTGTTGGCGCAGTCATTGATCGGGTTTGTGTTCAATACGGCGATTTTGGGTTTTTCGATCAATATTGCGGCGGGGTTGTTTGGCTGA
- a CDS encoding efflux RND transporter permease subunit, which yields MPQFFIDRPVFAWVIALFILLAGALAIVQLPVAQYPNVAPPKVEIYATYPGASAQTVDESVVSLIEEELNGADHLLYFESQSSLGSATITATFQPGTDPEMAQVDVQNRLKVVESRLPQAVTQQGLQVEKVSAGFLLLITLTSSDGKLDDVALSDYLARNVMNEIKRLDGVGKAQLYGAERAMRIWIDPQKLIGFNLTPADVNAAIVAQNAQVSAGSIGDLPTRTTQEITATILVKGQLSTPEEFADIVLKANPDGSTVRIADVARVEIGSQEYQFSTRLNGKPSTAVSVQLSPGANALSTATLVRAKMDELARYFPAGVEYKIPYDTSPFVKVSITKVVYTLVEAMVLVFAVMFLFLQNFRYTLIPTLVVPVALMGTFATMLLLGFSINVLTMFGMVLAIGILVDDAIVVVENVERIMATEGLSPKEATRKAMKQITGAIIGITLVLVAVFIPMAFMQGSVGVIYRQFSLSMATSILFSAFLALTLTPALCATLLKPIAKGEHHAKGGFFGGFNRRFEQLTERYQGWVAYALKRSGRYLLIYGVLLIGLGLCFSRLPSSFLPVEDQGYTITDIQLPPGASKNRTVQVVEQIEAHNATEPGVGDSTVILGFSFSGSGQNAALAFTTLKDWSDRGSDDSASSIADRANIALSQIKDAMAFAVLPPPVDGLGTSSGFEFRLQDRGGLGHATLMQARSQLLAAAEKSPVLMNVRESALAEAPQVQLEVDRKQANALGISFADIGNVLSTAVGSAYINDFPNQGRMQRVVVQAEGDQRSQVDDLLKIHVRNDAERMVPLSAFVRANWTQGPAQLTRYNGYPAISLSGEPAPGYSTGEAMAEIERLVAQGPAGLGQEWTGLSLQERLSGSQAPMLLGLSLLIVFLCLAALYESWSIPTSVLLVVPLGVLGAVLAVTLRGMPNDVFFKVGLITIIGLSAKNAILIIEFAKSLYDEGHDLIDATLQAARLRLRPIVMTSLAFILGVVPLAIASGASSASQQAIGTGVIGGMITATLAVVFVPVFFVVVMKLVRKSTKHH from the coding sequence ATGCCGCAGTTCTTTATCGACCGCCCGGTGTTCGCCTGGGTGATCGCCTTGTTCATCCTGCTGGCCGGTGCGTTGGCCATTGTGCAGTTGCCGGTGGCGCAGTATCCGAACGTTGCGCCGCCGAAAGTCGAAATCTATGCCACCTACCCGGGCGCTTCGGCGCAGACCGTGGATGAAAGCGTGGTCAGCCTGATCGAGGAAGAGCTCAACGGCGCCGACCACCTGCTGTATTTCGAATCCCAGAGCAGCCTCGGCAGCGCCACCATCACCGCGACGTTCCAGCCGGGCACTGACCCGGAAATGGCGCAGGTCGACGTGCAAAACCGCCTCAAAGTGGTGGAGTCACGTTTACCGCAAGCCGTCACCCAGCAGGGCTTACAGGTAGAGAAAGTCTCCGCCGGATTCCTGCTGCTGATCACCCTCACCTCCAGTGACGGCAAGCTCGATGACGTAGCGCTCAGCGACTACCTGGCGCGCAACGTGATGAACGAGATCAAGCGTCTGGACGGCGTAGGCAAGGCCCAGCTGTACGGTGCCGAACGGGCGATGCGCATCTGGATCGACCCGCAGAAGCTGATCGGCTTCAACCTGACTCCGGCCGATGTCAACGCCGCCATCGTTGCGCAGAATGCTCAGGTTTCCGCCGGCAGCATCGGCGACTTGCCGACCCGCACCACGCAGGAAATCACCGCGACCATTCTGGTCAAAGGCCAACTGTCGACACCTGAAGAATTCGCCGACATCGTGCTCAAGGCCAATCCTGACGGTTCCACGGTACGCATCGCTGATGTGGCGCGGGTCGAGATCGGCAGCCAGGAATACCAGTTCTCTACACGCCTGAACGGCAAACCGTCGACCGCCGTCAGCGTGCAATTGTCGCCGGGCGCCAATGCCCTGAGCACCGCGACGCTGGTGCGGGCGAAGATGGATGAACTGGCGCGCTATTTCCCGGCCGGCGTCGAATACAAGATTCCGTACGACACCTCGCCCTTTGTCAAAGTCTCGATCACCAAAGTGGTCTACACCCTCGTCGAGGCGATGGTGCTGGTGTTTGCGGTGATGTTCCTGTTCCTGCAGAACTTCCGCTACACGCTGATTCCGACGCTGGTGGTGCCGGTGGCGCTGATGGGCACTTTCGCGACCATGCTCTTGCTGGGATTCTCGATCAACGTGCTGACCATGTTCGGCATGGTGCTGGCCATCGGTATTCTGGTGGACGACGCCATTGTGGTGGTGGAGAACGTCGAGCGGATCATGGCCACCGAAGGCCTGTCGCCCAAAGAGGCGACGCGCAAAGCGATGAAGCAAATCACCGGGGCGATCATCGGCATCACCCTGGTGTTGGTGGCGGTGTTCATTCCGATGGCGTTCATGCAGGGCTCGGTCGGGGTGATTTACCGGCAGTTCTCGCTGTCGATGGCCACCTCGATTCTGTTCTCGGCATTTCTCGCCCTGACCTTGACCCCGGCGCTGTGCGCGACGCTGCTCAAGCCGATTGCCAAGGGCGAGCATCACGCCAAGGGTGGTTTCTTCGGCGGGTTCAACCGGCGTTTCGAACAACTGACCGAGCGCTATCAGGGCTGGGTCGCCTATGCGCTGAAACGCAGCGGACGATACCTGCTGATCTACGGCGTGCTGCTGATCGGTCTAGGGCTGTGCTTCAGTCGTCTGCCCTCCTCGTTCCTGCCGGTGGAAGACCAGGGTTACACCATCACCGACATTCAACTGCCACCCGGCGCGAGCAAGAACCGTACGGTGCAGGTGGTCGAACAGATCGAAGCGCACAACGCCACCGAACCGGGCGTCGGCGACAGCACGGTGATTCTCGGTTTCAGCTTCTCCGGCAGTGGGCAGAACGCCGCGCTGGCGTTCACCACGCTCAAGGATTGGTCGGATCGGGGTAGCGATGACTCAGCGAGTTCGATTGCCGACCGCGCCAACATCGCGCTAAGTCAGATCAAGGACGCCATGGCCTTTGCGGTGTTGCCGCCGCCGGTTGATGGCCTGGGCACGTCCAGCGGTTTCGAGTTCCGCCTGCAAGACCGTGGCGGTCTCGGCCATGCCACGCTGATGCAGGCGCGCAGCCAATTACTGGCCGCCGCCGAGAAGAGCCCGGTCTTGATGAACGTGCGCGAAAGCGCCCTCGCCGAAGCGCCGCAGGTGCAACTGGAAGTCGACCGCAAGCAAGCCAACGCCTTGGGCATTTCGTTTGCCGACATCGGCAACGTGCTGTCCACGGCGGTCGGGTCGGCCTACATCAACGACTTCCCCAACCAGGGACGGATGCAACGGGTGGTGGTCCAGGCCGAAGGCGATCAACGCAGTCAGGTCGATGATCTACTGAAGATTCACGTGCGCAACGACGCCGAGAGAATGGTGCCATTGTCGGCCTTCGTCCGGGCCAACTGGACCCAGGGCCCGGCGCAGCTGACCCGTTACAACGGCTACCCGGCCATCAGTCTTTCCGGCGAACCGGCACCGGGCTACAGCACTGGCGAGGCCATGGCGGAGATCGAACGGCTGGTGGCGCAAGGCCCGGCGGGGTTGGGTCAGGAGTGGACCGGATTGTCGTTGCAAGAACGCTTATCCGGCAGCCAGGCACCGATGTTGCTCGGGCTGTCGCTGCTGATCGTGTTCTTGTGCCTGGCGGCGCTGTATGAGAGCTGGTCGATTCCGACGTCGGTGCTGCTGGTGGTGCCGCTGGGTGTGCTCGGCGCAGTACTGGCCGTGACCCTGCGCGGAATGCCCAATGACGTGTTCTTCAAGGTCGGGCTGATTACCATCATCGGTCTGTCGGCGAAAAACGCGATCCTGATCATCGAATTCGCCAAGAGTCTGTACGACGAAGGCCACGACCTGATCGACGCCACCCTGCAAGCCGCACGCCTGCGGTTGCGGCCAATCGTAATGACCTCGCTGGCATTCATCCTCGGCGTGGTGCCGCTGGCAATTGCCAGCGGGGCCAGCTCAGCGAGCCAGCAAGCCATCGGCACGGGCGTGATCGGCGGGATGATCACCGCGACCTTGGCGGTGGTGTTCGTGCCGGTGTTTTTTGTGGTGGTGATGAAGCTGGTGCGCAAATCTACCAAACACCACTGA